Proteins from a single region of Candidatus Woesearchaeota archaeon:
- the trxB gene encoding thioredoxin-disulfide reductase — MKTTIENMIILGSGIAGCTAAIYAARANLAPLVYSGEQEGGQLTMTSEVENFPGFEHGIMGPTLVENSRKQAERFGARFMMDIASSVQKQTDGTFIVEFLSGEKVHTHTVIVATGASARWLGIASEKKYKGRGVTTCATCDGAFFKGKEVIVVGGGDSAMEEALFLTKFCTKVTIVHRRDSLRASKIMQDRCAHNEKVSFQWNAEVAEVLGDGKVVRAVMLKDTVSGKTSEFKCDGVFVAIGHVPNTSFLQGLLEVDEKGYLKATKDMHTNIAGIFAAGDVQDVRFRQAITAAGSGCMAAMEAEKYLANKGIE; from the coding sequence ATGAAAACAACTATTGAAAATATGATTATTCTTGGTTCAGGTATTGCTGGCTGTACTGCAGCGATTTATGCTGCTCGTGCTAATCTCGCACCACTCGTTTATTCTGGTGAACAAGAAGGCGGACAGTTAACGATGACAAGTGAAGTTGAGAATTTCCCTGGTTTTGAACATGGGATTATGGGTCCAACATTGGTAGAAAATTCTCGCAAGCAAGCAGAACGCTTTGGTGCTCGTTTTATGATGGATATTGCTAGCTCTGTTCAAAAACAAACTGATGGAACATTTATTGTGGAATTTTTGAGTGGTGAGAAGGTCCATACTCACACAGTTATTGTGGCAACAGGTGCATCTGCTCGCTGGTTAGGTATTGCTTCAGAGAAAAAATACAAAGGTCGCGGTGTCACAACATGCGCAACGTGCGATGGCGCGTTCTTTAAAGGCAAAGAAGTAATTGTTGTTGGCGGCGGCGATAGCGCTATGGAAGAAGCACTATTCTTAACTAAATTTTGCACTAAAGTTACGATTGTGCATCGACGAGATTCATTACGCGCATCAAAAATCATGCAAGATCGTTGCGCTCATAACGAGAAGGTTTCATTTCAATGGAACGCAGAGGTTGCAGAAGTGTTAGGCGATGGGAAAGTTGTTCGAGCAGTTATGCTAAAAGATACTGTTTCCGGAAAAACTTCTGAATTCAAATGTGACGGTGTTTTCGTTGCTATTGGTCACGTTCCTAATACTTCCTTCTTGCAAGGATTACTTGAAGTTGATGAGAAAGGGTATCTTAAAGCAACCAAAGATATGCATACCAATATTGCGGGAATTTTTGCAGCTGGTGATGTGCAGGATGTGCGTTTTCGTCAAGCGATCACTGCTGCTGGATCTGGGTGTATGGCGGCGATGGAAGCAGAGAAATATTTAGCAAATAAAGGAATTGAATAA
- a CDS encoding leucyl aminopeptidase, whose amino-acid sequence MVNVSLNLHLDPNAQVLVYALFNDAFAELERYNQDLAADVMVAKEKRIFSAGFGELYVTQITSLPYYRIIMIGMGERGEFTLEKCRRVIGKATRATRSLKQESFTTNILEQIRLLKSAQSFPTLDTFVQAAVEAVYFANYGFLKYIAEERRSKQTFLRSVSFFVSVRNKEVQQGLRRGEVIGQATNMTRELVFDHAGVITPQHLEKVARTIATKSPKFNITVLNKTDMQRLKMGALLGVSAGSPQPPKMIFLEYNGTAAKNKSRIALVGKGITFDSGGYNLKPTKSIEEMKTDMAGAAAVLGTVWAAAQLNLPLNLVAVIPACENMIGGTAQHPGDIVRAYNGKTIEIGNTDAEGRLVLADAMAYTAEKYKPSVMIDVATLTGACVVALGYYASGLFSAHQELIARLVHAGEQSGDRTWAMPFFDEYQDWMEGSISDLNNISPKGKGGEAGSIMGAVFLKNFVGKTRWAHLDIAGSANWAIEGDYLSRGPTGSGVRILVYYLLNQLANKEGRDHENNY is encoded by the coding sequence ATGGTAAATGTTTCACTTAATCTTCATCTTGATCCTAATGCGCAGGTATTAGTGTATGCTCTTTTTAATGATGCATTTGCTGAACTGGAGAGATATAACCAAGATCTTGCTGCTGATGTTATGGTCGCAAAAGAGAAGAGAATCTTTTCTGCAGGTTTTGGAGAGCTGTATGTGACGCAGATAACATCTCTTCCTTATTATCGTATCATTATGATCGGAATGGGAGAACGAGGCGAATTTACATTAGAAAAGTGCCGACGAGTAATCGGAAAGGCGACAAGGGCAACACGATCTTTGAAGCAAGAATCTTTCACTACCAATATTTTAGAACAAATTCGTCTACTCAAGTCTGCTCAATCTTTTCCCACTTTAGATACTTTTGTTCAAGCTGCAGTTGAAGCAGTCTACTTCGCAAATTACGGGTTTTTGAAATATATTGCAGAAGAGAGACGCTCAAAACAAACATTTCTTAGGAGTGTTTCATTCTTCGTTTCAGTGAGGAATAAGGAAGTTCAACAAGGTCTTAGAAGAGGAGAAGTTATTGGTCAAGCAACAAACATGACTCGGGAATTAGTGTTTGATCATGCTGGCGTGATTACACCTCAACATTTAGAAAAAGTTGCTCGTACGATTGCAACGAAAAGTCCAAAATTTAACATTACAGTTCTTAATAAAACTGATATGCAGCGTCTTAAAATGGGGGCATTGTTAGGTGTTAGCGCAGGAAGTCCTCAACCGCCAAAAATGATTTTCTTAGAATATAACGGTACTGCTGCAAAAAATAAATCTCGCATTGCGTTAGTTGGAAAAGGAATTACGTTTGATAGTGGTGGATATAATCTCAAACCAACAAAATCTATTGAAGAAATGAAAACAGATATGGCAGGGGCAGCGGCAGTGTTAGGAACCGTGTGGGCAGCAGCCCAACTTAATCTTCCTCTTAATCTTGTAGCAGTCATACCAGCATGTGAAAATATGATTGGGGGAACGGCACAACATCCAGGAGATATTGTGCGTGCATATAATGGGAAGACTATTGAAATTGGTAATACTGACGCGGAAGGTCGTTTAGTGCTAGCGGATGCAATGGCGTATACTGCGGAGAAGTATAAGCCTTCAGTTATGATTGATGTAGCTACGCTTACGGGCGCTTGTGTTGTAGCGCTAGGATATTATGCATCAGGACTATTTAGCGCTCATCAAGAATTGATCGCCCGGCTTGTTCATGCAGGAGAACAAAGTGGTGATCGTACTTGGGCAATGCCATTTTTCGACGAATATCAAGATTGGATGGAGGGGTCTATTTCTGATCTAAATAATATTTCACCTAAAGGTAAAGGCGGTGAAGCTGGATCAATCATGGGTGCTGTGTTTCTTAAAAATTTTGTAGGAAAAACACGCTGGGCGCATTTAGATATTGCAGGTTCTGCAAACTGGGCTATAGAAGGAGATTATTTAAGTAGAGGACCCACTGGGTCTGGTGTAAGGATATTAGTTTATTATCTGCTTAATCAACTTGCAAACAAGGAGGGTAGAGATCATGAAAACAACTATTGA
- a CDS encoding MGMT family protein, with product MEKRIERRRTPTPFAQRVYALCRQIPQGKVSTYKELARALDCKSAQAIGQALRCNPYAPMVPCHRVVASDGSLGGFKGETKGKCITEKQTLLRKEGVIVDANNVNLKRYLHTFSTGINTT from the coding sequence ATGGAAAAAAGAATCGAAAGAAGGAGAACTCCAACCCCGTTCGCGCAGCGTGTTTACGCGCTTTGCCGACAAATTCCGCAAGGCAAAGTAAGTACCTATAAAGAACTAGCTCGGGCTCTTGATTGCAAGTCGGCACAAGCAATAGGTCAAGCGCTACGTTGTAATCCTTATGCACCAATGGTGCCCTGTCATCGCGTGGTTGCGAGTGATGGTTCGTTAGGTGGATTTAAAGGAGAAACAAAAGGAAAATGTATAACAGAGAAACAAACTCTCTTAAGAAAAGAGGGAGTGATTGTAGACGCAAACAATGTCAATTTAAAGAGATATTTGCACACATTTTCTACAGGTATTAATACCACATAA
- a CDS encoding ribonuclease P, with protein MPKFDPRAKDKVKEIARERIKILFSQADEIFLSDRTLANRYVHLARAIAMKAKIRIPLELKRRYCKFCYHYLRAGVNSRIRTREGKVVILCMDCKKMTRIPTGKKDTAKKKAKTN; from the coding sequence ATGCCTAAATTTGATCCACGCGCCAAAGACAAAGTCAAAGAGATAGCGCGCGAACGCATCAAAATCTTGTTCTCCCAAGCTGACGAAATATTTTTGTCAGATCGAACTTTAGCGAATCGGTATGTTCATCTTGCGCGCGCCATTGCCATGAAAGCAAAGATTCGCATACCCTTAGAATTAAAACGGCGTTATTGCAAATTCTGCTATCATTATTTACGTGCTGGTGTTAACTCTCGAATCAGAACTCGAGAAGGAAAAGTAGTTATTTTATGTATGGATTGCAAGAAGATGACAAGGATACCAACAGGGAAGAAAGATACAGCAAAGAAAAAAGCAAAAACTAACTAA
- a CDS encoding carbohydrate kinase family protein, which produces MKIFDVICVGSVTLDHVLTTSQKFSQTKEGDKVLLSNKSLYTGGAATNSAMALVKLGLNVGVVSKVGNDHDGEFVLQELTAHKIAFLTKNKSLHATSSSYIVVSDADHDRVIYTYKGASNDLQVKDFALTTLNPKWFYLGTLMEKSFVTAKVIARYAHKNKIKLLYNPSTYLAQKGISYSRDILNVTNLLILNKEEAKLLLKTKSNDAYTLLTHLHKYGPKSIIITDGAREVAAYCEGAFLKIMPPKVKVVNTTGAGDAFAATVVGMVVRGHAFGEALHAAVLNSTAVVSAHGPKEGLLGYKELLEKIS; this is translated from the coding sequence ATGAAAATTTTCGATGTTATCTGCGTGGGGTCAGTTACTCTAGATCACGTTCTCACTACAAGTCAGAAATTTTCTCAAACTAAGGAAGGGGATAAAGTTCTTCTTTCTAACAAATCTCTTTATACTGGTGGTGCGGCAACGAATAGTGCGATGGCATTGGTAAAGTTAGGACTCAATGTAGGGGTGGTAAGTAAGGTTGGCAACGATCATGATGGGGAGTTTGTACTACAAGAATTGACAGCACATAAAATTGCTTTTCTTACTAAAAATAAAAGTTTACACGCAACTTCATCGAGTTATATTGTGGTAAGTGATGCTGACCATGACCGCGTAATTTATACCTACAAAGGTGCATCCAATGATTTACAGGTAAAAGACTTTGCGTTAACAACATTAAATCCAAAATGGTTTTATTTAGGCACTTTGATGGAGAAGTCATTTGTGACGGCAAAAGTAATTGCTCGATATGCACATAAAAATAAAATTAAACTGCTTTATAATCCTAGTACCTATCTTGCGCAAAAAGGAATTTCATATTCTCGAGATATTTTGAATGTAACGAATCTATTAATACTTAACAAAGAGGAAGCAAAGTTATTGCTTAAAACTAAATCCAACGATGCGTACACGTTGCTAACGCATCTTCACAAATATGGACCAAAGTCAATTATTATTACGGATGGCGCTCGGGAAGTGGCAGCGTATTGTGAAGGAGCATTTCTTAAGATTATGCCGCCAAAAGTGAAAGTTGTGAATACAACAGGAGCTGGTGATGCCTTTGCTGCAACGGTAGTAGGAATGGTTGTACGGGGTCACGCGTTTGGGGAAGCATTACATGCAGCAGTACTCAACTCAACGGCAGTGGTAAGCGCACATGGACCTAAGGAAGGGTTGCTTGGCTACAAAGAACTTCTCGAGAAAATTAGTTAG
- the gpmA gene encoding 2,3-diphosphoglycerate-dependent phosphoglycerate mutase — MYKVVFLRHGESEYNQKHEFTGWTDIDLTAKGRKNAMQAAHLLKAYGFIFDQTYTSVLKRAIHTAWVVLDELDLSWIPLEHSWKLNERHYGALQGIKKEELAKQLGKEQIQYWRRSYALQPPKLRQDDERHPRFDPKYVHLTGKELPETESLKDCVARVLPYWKKVIEPQIKAGKRVLIVAHGNSIRALVKHLDNVTEKDIVNVEIPTAVPLVYELNKKMKPTRHYFLGNEKNITKLLNKNKQLK, encoded by the coding sequence ATGTACAAAGTTGTTTTTCTACGTCACGGTGAGAGTGAATATAATCAGAAACATGAGTTCACTGGTTGGACCGATATTGATCTGACTGCAAAAGGAAGAAAGAACGCAATGCAAGCAGCTCACTTACTCAAAGCATATGGTTTTATTTTTGACCAAACGTATACTTCTGTTCTTAAACGCGCCATTCATACTGCGTGGGTCGTTCTCGACGAATTAGATCTCTCCTGGATCCCACTGGAACATTCCTGGAAACTCAACGAACGGCATTATGGTGCATTACAAGGTATAAAGAAGGAAGAATTGGCAAAACAATTAGGTAAAGAACAAATTCAATACTGGCGACGCAGCTATGCGCTCCAACCACCAAAGCTACGTCAAGATGATGAAAGGCACCCTCGATTTGACCCTAAGTATGTCCATCTAACAGGAAAAGAGCTTCCTGAAACAGAAAGTCTCAAAGACTGCGTTGCGCGAGTTCTCCCTTATTGGAAAAAAGTGATTGAACCACAAATTAAAGCAGGAAAACGAGTTTTAATTGTTGCGCACGGAAATAGTATTCGAGCACTGGTGAAGCATCTAGATAATGTTACAGAAAAAGACATTGTGAATGTGGAGATTCCTACAGCGGTGCCTCTGGTCTATGAGCTAAACAAAAAGATGAAACCAACACGACATTATTTTCTGGGAAACGAGAAAAATATAACAAAACTACTCAACAAAAATAAACAACTCAAATGA
- a CDS encoding Type 1 glutamine amidotransferase-like domain-containing protein — MKFYLSSYRLGNQSKKLKRLVTKNKTAVYISNALDWRKFTDDLERRKKHEERDMQDIRALGFNIELLDLRDYFNKPKQLEAKLKTVGLIWVSGGNTFVLRQAMKLSGFDVILKKLMKTDLVYAGYSAGICVLAPSLRGLDIVDDPKQNPYKTKVIWEGLGILDYLILPHYQSDHPESKDIDKELQYCIENGILFKVLRDGEVMIIE, encoded by the coding sequence ATGAAGTTTTATCTCTCCTCCTATCGTCTCGGAAACCAAAGCAAGAAGCTTAAGCGGTTAGTAACCAAGAACAAGACTGCTGTTTACATTTCCAATGCTCTAGATTGGAGAAAATTTACAGATGACCTTGAACGTCGTAAAAAGCATGAAGAACGTGATATGCAAGATATCCGCGCGTTAGGTTTCAACATCGAACTTCTCGATCTACGAGACTACTTTAACAAACCAAAACAACTGGAAGCAAAACTCAAAACAGTCGGGCTCATCTGGGTGAGTGGGGGCAATACCTTTGTTTTACGACAAGCTATGAAACTGAGTGGTTTTGATGTTATTCTTAAGAAATTAATGAAGACGGACTTAGTCTACGCTGGTTACAGCGCAGGGATATGTGTGCTCGCCCCATCTCTACGCGGTTTAGATATTGTTGATGATCCAAAACAAAATCCCTACAAGACCAAAGTAATTTGGGAAGGATTAGGGATTTTAGATTATTTGATTTTGCCTCATTACCAGTCTGATCATCCTGAATCAAAAGATATTGATAAGGAATTGCAGTATTGTATTGAAAATGGAATTTTGTTTAAAGTACTAAGGGATGGGGAAGTAATGATTATAGAGTAA
- the ppsA gene encoding phosphoenolpyruvate synthase: MFMSYVKWFKDITPNDLGSTGGKGLNLGIMYNIGLPVPGGFAVTAQTYELFIKKTGLDKKITTLLKNLNVDDTKELQKRAQQIQDLISSTPMPKDMAQEIMNNYELLNKQEKSKDGVFVAVRSSATAEDLPSASFAGQQATFLNVRGKEQVVKAVLDCWASLFTARAIYYRTRNHFDHSSVLISAIIQKMVNSDQAGIMFTVNPSTNDDTKIVIEAIYGLGEMIVGGEVTPDMYITDKKTGKCIQKEVRKQEIGMFRTAKGGNIRRKIEINLQGLQKISDANIAELARLGQRIENHYKHPQDIEWAVENGKVYIVQARAVTTFKKDEGTTKSGKAQAPALLNGEIASKGTYSGTARVIFSPKELNKVLKGDILVTTMTTPDMVPAMERAGAIVTDEGGMTCHAAIVSREMGTPCLVGTEKATKVIKDGQLITVDAFNGFIYKGNVTVEGSAGVFATSNLKTKTKVKVIVDLPSFAVKAAATGADGVGLVRSEIMIAQGGIHPAEYIRTGKAKDYTKLLVTGIGKIAAAFAPRPIWVRTSDMRSDEYRNLKGGDKEPKETDPMIGWHGVRRQLDEPAILQAELQAFKDLYDKGVRNVGIMIPFVIRANEVAQAKALLRKVGLEPCKQIPFGIMVETPAACWVIEDICKEGISFVSFGTNDLTQLTLGIDRNNERIAKLFDEMHPAVVGEIGKVLETCKRYKVETSICGQAGSKPVMAEFLVRNGITSISANADAVGLIRNVVAEAEKKVGKK, encoded by the coding sequence TTGTTTATGTCGTACGTGAAGTGGTTTAAAGATATTACTCCTAATGATTTAGGTTCTACTGGTGGCAAAGGTCTTAATTTAGGAATTATGTATAATATTGGCCTGCCTGTTCCTGGTGGATTTGCGGTTACTGCACAAACCTATGAACTCTTTATTAAAAAGACAGGACTTGACAAAAAAATCACAACACTTCTCAAAAATCTTAACGTAGATGATACTAAAGAACTTCAAAAACGCGCTCAGCAAATTCAGGACCTCATTTCTTCAACGCCGATGCCCAAAGATATGGCACAAGAGATCATGAATAATTATGAACTTCTTAACAAGCAAGAGAAGAGTAAAGACGGTGTTTTTGTTGCGGTGAGAAGTTCTGCTACTGCTGAAGATCTTCCTTCAGCATCATTCGCCGGACAGCAAGCAACATTTCTTAATGTTCGAGGAAAAGAACAGGTAGTCAAAGCAGTATTGGATTGTTGGGCGTCTTTGTTCACTGCCAGAGCTATTTATTATCGTACTCGAAACCATTTTGATCACAGTAGTGTTCTGATTTCCGCGATCATACAAAAGATGGTTAATTCTGATCAGGCAGGTATTATGTTTACTGTTAACCCATCAACCAACGATGATACCAAAATTGTTATTGAAGCAATCTATGGCTTAGGAGAAATGATTGTCGGGGGTGAAGTTACACCAGATATGTATATCACTGATAAGAAAACAGGAAAATGCATTCAGAAAGAAGTTCGAAAACAAGAAATCGGCATGTTTCGTACTGCTAAAGGAGGAAATATAAGACGAAAGATCGAGATAAATCTACAAGGTCTGCAAAAAATTTCTGACGCCAATATTGCCGAATTAGCTCGTCTTGGCCAACGTATTGAAAATCATTACAAGCATCCTCAAGATATTGAATGGGCAGTTGAGAATGGTAAAGTCTATATCGTTCAAGCTCGCGCAGTAACCACCTTCAAGAAAGACGAAGGAACTACTAAAAGTGGTAAAGCACAAGCACCTGCTTTACTCAATGGGGAAATTGCTTCGAAAGGAACATACAGTGGTACGGCACGCGTCATTTTCTCACCTAAAGAACTTAACAAAGTTCTCAAGGGAGATATTCTCGTCACCACCATGACTACTCCTGACATGGTTCCGGCAATGGAACGTGCTGGCGCCATCGTTACCGATGAAGGCGGTATGACCTGCCATGCTGCAATTGTTTCTCGTGAAATGGGAACACCCTGTTTAGTCGGAACAGAAAAAGCAACTAAAGTAATTAAAGATGGTCAACTGATTACAGTAGATGCATTTAATGGATTTATTTACAAGGGGAATGTTACAGTTGAAGGTTCAGCAGGAGTATTTGCTACGTCAAATCTTAAGACTAAAACAAAAGTTAAAGTGATCGTTGATTTGCCCAGCTTTGCTGTTAAAGCAGCTGCTACCGGCGCTGATGGTGTAGGATTAGTTCGTTCGGAAATTATGATCGCCCAAGGAGGGATTCATCCTGCAGAGTATATTCGTACTGGGAAAGCCAAGGATTATACCAAATTATTGGTGACGGGGATTGGAAAAATTGCTGCTGCATTTGCTCCACGACCCATTTGGGTGCGAACGTCTGATATGCGTTCTGATGAGTATCGTAATCTTAAAGGGGGAGATAAAGAACCAAAAGAGACTGATCCGATGATTGGTTGGCATGGTGTGCGTCGACAACTCGATGAGCCAGCCATCTTACAAGCAGAATTACAAGCATTCAAAGATCTCTATGACAAAGGTGTGCGTAATGTTGGTATCATGATTCCTTTTGTGATTCGCGCGAATGAAGTCGCACAAGCCAAAGCATTATTACGTAAAGTTGGTCTTGAACCGTGTAAACAAATTCCTTTTGGCATCATGGTTGAAACTCCTGCTGCTTGTTGGGTCATTGAGGACATTTGTAAAGAGGGAATTAGTTTCGTTTCCTTTGGGACAAATGATTTGACCCAGTTGACTCTGGGAATTGATCGTAACAATGAGAGAATTGCTAAATTGTTTGATGAAATGCATCCTGCAGTGGTTGGCGAAATCGGCAAAGTTTTGGAAACTTGTAAGAGATATAAAGTAGAAACATCAATTTGTGGACAAGCAGGATCCAAACCAGTGATGGCAGAGTTCTTGGTACGCAATGGTATTACGTCGATTAGTGCCAACGCTGATGCCGTGGGATTGATTCGCAATGTTGTGGCTGAGGCAGAGAAGAAGGTTGGGAAGAAATGA
- a CDS encoding HEPN domain-containing protein — protein sequence MNLKECIDNGYLVLESRDNALIQKEFQESEHDFTRAQKLFQDKDYKWTIVTCYYSVFHAAKAVCFACGYREKKHIALLILLQDLNKQGKLEREFTTSFHAAIDSRESADYQYTYSKEIAEHNLKIAERFNKRMRELVEKL from the coding sequence ATGAACCTCAAAGAGTGTATTGACAATGGATATCTTGTTCTAGAATCTAGAGATAATGCTCTGATCCAAAAAGAATTCCAAGAAAGTGAACATGATTTTACCAGAGCACAAAAATTATTTCAAGACAAAGATTACAAATGGACGATAGTGACTTGTTATTACTCCGTGTTCCACGCTGCAAAAGCAGTCTGTTTTGCCTGTGGATACAGAGAAAAGAAACATATTGCTTTACTTATTCTTCTTCAAGATCTAAATAAGCAAGGAAAATTAGAAAGAGAGTTTACTACCTCGTTTCATGCTGCCATTGATAGTCGAGAGAGTGCTGATTATCAATACACATATTCCAAAGAGATTGCAGAACACAATTTAAAAATAGCAGAAAGATTCAATAAGCGAATGAGAGAGCTTGTAGAAAAGCTCTAG
- a CDS encoding nucleotidyltransferase domain-containing protein: protein MKQNNTLSSLLGNKPALNLLLFFAQYPNTELSYTQLKNEISLAKATLTKWLAVLEKEKLINVKKIGTTKLYKANKESIFLKQFKILNTLSSLNFFATISQKHNVESYLFGSAARGEDHENSDLDILIIGKIKKEELLTEIEKRKPKNMKKIQLQIFTPLEWSTLATKDKPFYERVEKDKIALQ from the coding sequence TTGAAACAAAACAACACATTAAGTAGCCTGCTGGGGAATAAGCCTGCCCTAAATCTTCTTCTATTCTTCGCACAATATCCCAATACGGAGTTATCCTATACTCAACTCAAAAATGAAATAAGTTTAGCAAAAGCAACGTTGACAAAATGGCTGGCAGTGTTAGAGAAAGAGAAACTCATTAACGTCAAAAAAATAGGCACCACCAAGCTCTACAAAGCGAACAAAGAGAGTATTTTCTTAAAACAGTTCAAAATTCTCAACACCCTCTCCTCCTTAAACTTCTTCGCAACTATCTCTCAAAAACACAATGTAGAATCATATCTTTTTGGCAGTGCTGCGCGTGGGGAAGACCATGAAAACAGCGACCTAGACATTCTTATTATCGGTAAAATAAAAAAGGAAGAATTACTTACAGAAATTGAAAAACGTAAACCCAAAAATATGAAAAAAATCCAGCTCCAAATCTTTACCCCATTAGAATGGTCAACCCTTGCCACTAAAGACAAACCATTCTATGAACGTGTAGAGAAAGACAAAATCGCGTTACAATGA
- the thpR gene encoding RNA 2',3'-cyclic phosphodiesterase translates to MKRLFVGIPVAQEVKTQILSLYPSLVQTAASFSLVDERNLHFTLIFLGEVEESKIGEIENTLNNIAQKYYSFSCSVQEVNAFPTANDPKIVWIGSKAEQLRTLMKDTLSALSNIRPSEHADATPHCTIARIKKTTPELIQFILQHRNADFGTMEIKEIHLIESTLTPKGPIYKPLKTFLLK, encoded by the coding sequence ATGAAACGTCTTTTTGTGGGCATTCCAGTTGCACAAGAGGTCAAGACACAGATTCTGTCTCTTTATCCTTCACTTGTGCAAACTGCTGCTTCTTTTTCTTTAGTGGATGAAAGAAATCTTCATTTCACTCTTATTTTCTTAGGTGAAGTGGAAGAATCTAAAATAGGAGAGATAGAAAATACTCTTAATAATATTGCCCAGAAATATTATTCATTTTCCTGTTCTGTACAAGAAGTAAACGCTTTTCCCACAGCAAATGATCCCAAAATAGTCTGGATTGGTAGTAAAGCAGAACAGCTCAGAACACTCATGAAAGATACACTCAGTGCCCTTAGTAACATCCGACCCTCGGAACATGCAGACGCAACTCCTCATTGTACGATTGCTCGTATCAAAAAAACAACACCGGAACTAATCCAATTTATTCTTCAACATAGGAACGCCGACTTTGGCACAATGGAAATTAAAGAGATACATCTTATTGAAAGCACGTTAACACCCAAAGGCCCGATCTACAAACCACTAAAGACGTTCTTGCTAAAATAA
- a CDS encoding TRAM domain-containing protein produces the protein MEDQSAPVKVGEQHEVLINAVGEKGDGIARVRGFVLFVPGVAKGDYVKIRITKVLPKVGFAEVVEKLEKPANFQPRSSKYANVTERELRDMKSQEEETHYEDTEDF, from the coding sequence ATGGAAGATCAGAGTGCTCCCGTGAAAGTGGGAGAACAACATGAAGTATTAATCAACGCCGTTGGAGAAAAAGGAGACGGAATTGCTCGCGTGCGAGGATTTGTTTTATTCGTTCCTGGTGTAGCCAAAGGAGATTACGTTAAAATTCGAATTACTAAAGTTTTGCCTAAAGTAGGTTTTGCAGAAGTTGTTGAGAAACTTGAAAAACCAGCAAACTTTCAACCTCGCAGTTCAAAGTATGCCAATGTTACCGAGCGTGAATTGCGTGACATGAAAAGTCAGGAAGAAGAAACTCATTACGAAGATACGGAAGATTTTTGA